Genomic window (Cucumis sativus cultivar 9930 chromosome 2, Cucumber_9930_V3, whole genome shotgun sequence):
CTTTCGATCCGTATTCCGATCCTTCCCTATCATAACACCAGCATGCAAGATCCCATCCCTCCCATCAGGTCTATCAGACACGTTACGAGGTCCATCAGGGAGTCGTGTGACGGGTACGCTCTTCGGGTATCGAAAAGGCCGCGTGAGTCTATCAATGCAAGAAACTCCACGAAGCTTTCCTAGCATTGTGATTGAGTTAGCCATGCAAACAAACGTGTTACAAAAAGAGATGAGCTCGGGGATGGTTAGGATCGCTCTTGAGTGCGAAAAGCGCGCGGATAAATCCGATAAGACGAAGCTCATGGATGAGCCATTGTGGACCATGTTTTGTAATGGTAAGAAAACTGGTTATGGTGTTAAAAGGGAAGCCTCCGATGAAGACCTTAAAGTAATGGAGCTTCTTCGGCCGGTGTCAATGGGTGCCGGAGTTTTACCGGGAAACTCTGACATGGAGGGGCCAGATGGTGAGCTGGCATACATGAGGGCCCATTTTGAAAGGGTGGTGGGGTCGAGGGATTCGGAGACGTTTTATATGTTAAGCCCGGAGGAAAATAATGGGCCGGAGCTTAGTATCTTTTTTgtaagaatataaaatataatacatatattatggaatgaaaattaaacaaatattggGTCCCTACGaattaattcttcttcttccatggTTGGATTATCAATGTTTGCATATgaaatcataaatttcataatcatgcTTTTCCTACAAGTTGCTTgaaataatgattttgttataaagagattgaaaaatagagagacaaaTGCGAGAAAAGTTGAAGTCTTTGGTAGTGACAGATGAGGGGTAACGTTGAAGAAGATGGTGATgaagggaaagaaaatgtGAGTTTCCacatcatttaaaaagatagTATTAGATAGTCGCACCAACTTAACGGTTAGTCAACTAACGGTCTAAGTAGGCTTTAATAATCATTTAGAACTATTTCTTACAATTTAGAGATTAAATGTTTCGTTTGAACTCGATAATTTATCcaaaatgtgtattttatccttaaaattttgaggtagTTGTTGGTTAAACTCTCTTTataatttagtatatttttgtACTACATATTTGTTACgaaaaaaatattgcattATAGGATGTATCTATCTCATATGTTATTCGTTTTTTTCAccacacaaaaataaaattaaaaaatatgatttaaaaagtaatttttaattttataattattgtgtCGTAGAGAGATGAGGAGCTAGCAAATGAGATAGGTGCAATCTCTAATGCACCATAACATTACTCGATTAGTTGCATCCTATAATGCACGTACATCTATCTtacatgtttttcttctacttctaaattctaccatacaaaagtaaaagttttaaaaactatattttataattttgtttttatgtgtGATGAAGAGATGAGGAATATATGAGATAGATGTattctagtttttttaaaaaaataaaatctattgtACTCTTTTTAGCGATTGTCCAAAAAATTAGTTGggtaacaataatattttttttgcgtgtttttaaattcttctCTCATATTTGGAtgatgatttgaaaatttacgAAATGAAATCGacataaaatacaaaagaaggAGGCATGTAACTATTTCCAAAACTGACATCGTAGAGTCAATTTGtcatcatttataaaatgcaAACTAACatctaaaaccaaaattgTTGTAGTAAGGTTAACATATAATAGATGATacttaacatttttcaaataattttttttttctttctaataagtttttggtattttagaTAGCAAAgcaattaaaaatgttttaaaattagataacaaaatgtcataatgATAGACAGACATAGTACATTTTGCCCTTGTTGATTGAGAATTGTATCTGTGGCTACCGCAGTTTTCCCGATCCGCCTGTCCTCCAATAATTAATTCTTGTTGACCATGTCCGATAGGAATCATCAAATCAATAGCAA
Coding sequences:
- the LOC101216750 gene encoding protein MIZU-KUSSEI 1 yields the protein MGDPKSTSTSTAIVTITATTSLQPLSPDCFSAPPPPPPPPPQSCSSSSSSSLVPPSKRKKHKTKVFRVFRSVFRSFPIITPACKIPSLPSGLSDTLRGPSGSRVTGTLFGYRKGRVSLSMQETPRSFPSIVIELAMQTNVLQKEMSSGMVRIALECEKRADKSDKTKLMDEPLWTMFCNGKKTGYGVKREASDEDLKVMELLRPVSMGAGVLPGNSDMEGPDGELAYMRAHFERVVGSRDSETFYMLSPEENNGPELSIFFVRI